In a single window of the Hoyosella subflava DQS3-9A1 genome:
- a CDS encoding TetR/AcrR family transcriptional regulator codes for MAEAEWSPNRYQRTALTLMRRAVLDALSEQLKVKKWSAVTMADIASAAGVSRKTLYNEFQSRSGLARAYASRLTSDIADAIAREIYANPGAAYHAVHAAYLDFFRRIEADPLVESLRATDSPIDLLRMITVESQFLVDHASPVIAEAFQRSWVNASPHDARVLGEAITRNALNFVALAPRDRDEAVSGVAHIYASYIEAISAA; via the coding sequence ATGGCCGAGGCCGAATGGTCGCCAAACCGCTACCAGAGAACAGCGCTGACACTCATGCGCCGCGCTGTTCTCGACGCTCTCAGTGAACAGCTCAAGGTCAAGAAATGGTCTGCGGTCACGATGGCGGACATCGCCTCAGCAGCCGGAGTTAGCCGCAAGACTCTCTATAACGAGTTTCAGTCGCGCAGCGGCCTCGCCCGCGCCTACGCTTCCCGACTCACGAGCGACATCGCCGACGCGATCGCGCGGGAAATCTATGCCAATCCCGGCGCCGCATATCACGCCGTTCATGCCGCTTACCTCGACTTCTTCCGCCGCATAGAAGCGGACCCCCTAGTCGAATCACTGCGGGCTACCGATTCGCCCATTGACCTGCTGCGCATGATCACCGTGGAAAGTCAGTTCCTTGTCGACCACGCGTCCCCCGTCATCGCAGAAGCGTTCCAGCGCAGCTGGGTGAACGCGAGCCCGCATGACGCCCGCGTCCTTGGCGAAGCGATAACCCGCAATGCTCTGAATTTCGTTGCCCTCGCGCCTCGAGACCGCGACGAAGCGGTCTCGGGTGTGGCCCACATTTACGCCTCCTACATCGAGGCAATCTCGGCAGCCTGA
- a CDS encoding PucR family transcriptional regulator: protein MTRDDREDGDYRAVVADSAAAIITRLDDQLGAITRSTQDTLMREISELRDDAQLQQLLHDTVAANIDTVFAAIRNDISLDHIEPPTTALEYARRLAQRDVSADALIRAYRIGHQTVLNVVMEEIRGCDFDSPLILDVIERITALTFRYIDWISQQLIRVYQDERDRWQASRNSLRSSRVRELLAGGDTDTDADLDVLTSAISYPLRRVHLAIVVWCHDQQGGGELTAIERFVHKLHESGVAGPESPLFVAADRLTGWVWVPVTAAARATVQQAVRDAVDATPQAPFVAIGQPLHGLDGFRRSHQQAQLARTVAHATGQQEQRVTDASECGVLLSGLLAENADATRSWVGEVLGPLASPTESDERLRETLRAFLRADSGYKSAAEELHMHPNTVRYRVRRALERRGREISDDRLDVEVALLLCHWLRDRVVD from the coding sequence ATGACGCGCGACGACCGGGAAGACGGTGACTACCGTGCCGTCGTCGCTGACTCCGCGGCGGCAATCATCACGCGGCTCGATGACCAGTTGGGTGCGATAACACGCTCCACGCAGGACACTCTGATGCGGGAAATCTCGGAGTTGCGGGATGATGCTCAGCTCCAACAGCTGCTCCATGACACCGTTGCAGCGAATATCGATACCGTTTTCGCGGCGATCCGCAATGACATTTCCCTCGACCACATCGAGCCGCCAACAACCGCGCTTGAATATGCACGCAGACTTGCCCAACGTGACGTGTCTGCTGACGCACTGATCAGGGCCTACCGCATCGGTCACCAAACGGTGCTGAACGTTGTGATGGAGGAGATCCGCGGCTGTGATTTCGACTCCCCGCTAATTCTCGACGTCATCGAACGAATCACCGCGCTCACGTTCAGATACATCGACTGGATCTCGCAGCAATTGATTCGGGTGTATCAGGATGAGCGTGATCGCTGGCAGGCGAGCCGCAACAGCCTGCGCTCGTCGCGCGTGCGTGAACTGCTCGCGGGTGGTGACACTGATACCGATGCTGATCTTGATGTCCTGACATCGGCAATCAGTTATCCATTGCGAAGGGTTCACCTGGCAATCGTTGTGTGGTGTCACGATCAGCAGGGAGGGGGCGAACTCACGGCCATCGAAAGGTTCGTGCACAAACTCCACGAAAGTGGGGTGGCCGGCCCTGAGTCCCCGCTCTTTGTCGCCGCCGACCGGCTCACGGGGTGGGTGTGGGTTCCGGTGACTGCGGCAGCAAGAGCAACTGTGCAGCAAGCGGTCCGCGACGCGGTTGATGCGACGCCGCAAGCCCCTTTCGTTGCAATTGGGCAGCCGCTCCACGGGCTGGACGGTTTCCGTCGTTCGCATCAGCAGGCGCAGTTAGCCCGCACGGTCGCACACGCAACGGGACAGCAGGAACAGCGGGTGACCGATGCCAGCGAATGTGGCGTGTTGTTGTCGGGCCTGCTTGCCGAGAACGCTGACGCGACACGCTCTTGGGTGGGTGAAGTTCTCGGTCCGCTTGCGTCGCCTACGGAAAGCGACGAGAGATTGCGGGAGACGCTGCGTGCTTTCCTGCGGGCCGACTCGGGTTATAAGAGCGCGGCAGAGGAGCTGCACATGCACCCCAACACCGTCAGATATCGGGTTCGGCGGGCGTTGGAGCGCCGTGGCCGCGAGATCAGCGACGATCGGCTCGATGTCGAGGTTGCCCTGCTGCTGTGCCATTGGCTCAGAGACAGGGTTGTGGATTGA
- a CDS encoding alpha/beta hydrolase, whose amino-acid sequence MTLARQMMRLVVRGVVRPTLSPSVPVELQRAVLDIAGRVAKMPQGTQVDRISLHGCPAERVKTPGADAQRAVLYLHGGGYTVGSPRTHRALAAHLSAAARMPVYLADYRLAPEHPYPAALEDALSAYKALLQRGIAPGRIAVAGDSAGAGLALALCITLRDEGIPAPAGIALISPWVDLTLTGVRDDNRDPMLRTAWLRSCAARYGGVTERLTDPALSPMYAGLSGLPPVLVHAGSDEILGPDIDRFVELVRNAGGAIRQRIFAGLWHVAHLHAGLVAECTDATHEVGLFLGPATTRGRSDIYHL is encoded by the coding sequence ATGACGCTGGCCCGGCAGATGATGAGGCTCGTAGTGCGTGGCGTCGTCCGGCCCACACTCTCTCCCTCGGTACCGGTAGAGCTGCAACGCGCAGTGCTCGATATTGCAGGGCGGGTCGCGAAAATGCCGCAGGGCACTCAGGTTGACCGCATCTCACTGCACGGATGCCCAGCAGAAAGAGTGAAGACTCCAGGTGCAGATGCGCAACGGGCTGTGCTCTACCTGCACGGTGGTGGCTACACGGTTGGGTCGCCCAGGACGCACCGGGCGTTAGCCGCGCACCTGTCCGCCGCAGCCAGGATGCCGGTCTATCTGGCTGACTACCGGCTCGCTCCAGAGCACCCGTACCCTGCAGCGCTCGAGGACGCGCTCAGTGCGTACAAAGCGCTCCTGCAGCGCGGCATTGCGCCCGGACGAATTGCGGTCGCGGGTGATTCGGCAGGGGCTGGGCTCGCACTCGCGCTGTGCATCACATTGCGCGATGAGGGAATCCCTGCACCGGCGGGAATTGCATTGATATCGCCCTGGGTCGACCTGACCCTGACCGGCGTGCGCGACGACAATCGCGACCCGATGCTCCGCACGGCCTGGCTGCGTTCCTGCGCTGCTCGCTATGGAGGGGTCACAGAGCGCCTGACGGATCCGGCGCTATCGCCTATGTACGCGGGCTTGTCCGGGCTGCCGCCCGTGCTTGTGCACGCCGGAAGCGACGAGATTCTCGGTCCCGACATCGACAGATTCGTCGAGCTTGTGCGGAACGCGGGCGGCGCCATCCGCCAGCGCATATTTGCCGGGCTGTGGCATGTGGCGCACCTGCACGCGGGCCTGGTAGCCGAATGTACCGATGCCACACACGAAGTCGGCCTTTTCCTAGGGCCAGCCACTACACGCGGTAGAAGTGACATATACCACCTTTAG
- a CDS encoding succinic semialdehyde dehydrogenase: MSIELPDLTMNDEIRGRQPSSARAATRAPQLAMRISAAPDAERVITTAPHDGSIVGDLPVSTREDVDEAFTVARKAQRAWAATPVRKRARVIARFHDLVLQRKNEILDLIQAENGKTRRDAFLEVADIALTARYYARTAPSLLKTRRRRGAFPVITHTTELRHPKGVVTVISPWNYPFSLAAGDTIPALLAGNAVVQKPDTQTALSALWAVDLMYEAGLPQGLWQIVVGPGRVLGDALMQGSDYMMFTGSTNSGKGIAGDAGEKLIGASLELGGKNAMIVLNDADLDKAAEGAVRACFSSTGQLCISIERLYVHRSVYDEFVKRFLRRVEDMQLGAVFDFSCDMGSLTSRSQLAAVAGHVDDAVAKGATVLAGGRARPDLGPLFFEPTVLAGVTSEMACYREETFGPLVSVYPFDSVDEAVRSANDTTYGLNASVWTRNGKRGRTLAARLHAGTVNVNEAFAAAWGSVDAPMGGMGDSGLGRRHGAEGLLKYTEAQTIAHQRVIGFRPPARMSYPLWAGALTAAFVVMKKAGMK, translated from the coding sequence ATGAGCATCGAGCTTCCAGATTTGACGATGAATGATGAAATCCGCGGTCGCCAACCGTCTTCGGCCCGTGCCGCGACTAGAGCCCCGCAGCTAGCCATGCGGATCAGTGCAGCACCCGATGCTGAACGGGTTATCACGACCGCGCCCCACGATGGCTCCATCGTGGGAGACCTGCCAGTATCGACCCGTGAAGACGTCGATGAGGCGTTCACTGTGGCCCGGAAAGCGCAGCGTGCCTGGGCCGCGACCCCGGTCCGGAAGCGGGCACGCGTTATTGCGCGCTTTCATGACCTTGTCTTGCAGCGGAAGAACGAGATTCTTGACCTGATTCAGGCGGAGAACGGAAAGACCCGCAGGGATGCTTTTCTCGAGGTCGCGGACATCGCTCTGACCGCCCGCTACTACGCACGCACCGCGCCGTCGCTGTTGAAGACCAGGCGCCGTCGCGGCGCATTTCCAGTGATCACCCATACGACTGAACTCCGTCACCCTAAAGGCGTCGTCACGGTGATCTCACCGTGGAACTACCCGTTCAGCCTCGCGGCCGGGGACACTATCCCCGCACTGCTCGCCGGAAACGCGGTCGTTCAGAAACCAGATACGCAGACCGCGCTCAGTGCGCTGTGGGCCGTTGACCTCATGTATGAGGCGGGATTGCCACAAGGCCTGTGGCAGATCGTTGTTGGGCCCGGCCGAGTACTTGGTGACGCGCTGATGCAGGGATCCGACTACATGATGTTCACCGGTTCCACCAATTCAGGCAAGGGGATCGCTGGTGACGCGGGCGAGAAACTGATCGGTGCGTCGCTCGAGCTGGGCGGCAAGAACGCAATGATTGTTCTCAACGATGCTGACCTCGACAAGGCCGCAGAGGGAGCGGTACGTGCCTGTTTCTCGTCAACCGGGCAGTTGTGCATCTCTATCGAGCGTCTCTATGTACATCGGTCGGTGTACGACGAGTTTGTGAAGCGGTTTCTCCGCCGGGTCGAAGACATGCAGCTCGGCGCCGTGTTTGATTTCAGCTGCGATATGGGGTCGCTGACCTCGCGTTCGCAGCTCGCCGCTGTGGCCGGCCACGTGGACGATGCCGTAGCTAAGGGCGCAACTGTACTCGCAGGTGGGCGGGCGAGGCCCGACCTCGGGCCGCTGTTCTTCGAGCCGACCGTTCTTGCTGGCGTCACCTCCGAGATGGCGTGTTATCGCGAGGAAACCTTCGGTCCATTGGTGTCGGTGTACCCATTCGACAGCGTTGACGAAGCCGTGCGCAGCGCGAACGACACCACGTATGGGCTCAACGCGAGTGTCTGGACGCGCAACGGTAAACGCGGCCGGACACTCGCCGCGCGGCTACATGCGGGAACAGTGAACGTCAACGAAGCATTCGCCGCGGCGTGGGGCAGCGTTGATGCCCCCATGGGCGGCATGGGGGATTCCGGACTGGGACGGCGCCACGGCGCGGAAGGCCTGCTCAAGTACACCGAGGCACAAACCATCGCGCACCAGCGGGTCATCGGATTCCGGCCCCCTGCGCGGATGAGCTATCCGCTCTGGGCGGGCGCACTCACCGCAGCATTTGTGGTGATGAAGAAGGCGGGCATGAAATGA
- a CDS encoding AraC family transcriptional regulator, which produces MATLKGPRDREVPAVIRQAIPRSPASAALLIEFAQARGVALATCLKGTRLTMSALRNPATEVTAQQELRLIANTVKALDYEPGLGIEVGHQYHLTTYGIWGFALISSPTLRNAIDVGLRFVGLTFAFCRITARLHDDEVWLVLDPNEVPVAVRRFVTERDSAAIKNLQQELVGQSVPLRRVTYTFPAPIDGIERYTEILGTAPVFGADENTLVIDPAYLDEPLTQANEYARALAQSQCRDLLNQREARAGLSGQVRDLLLADPTQPLTLEEAARELHMSSRTVRRLLAAEGTSLRALTNEIREGLAEELLITGRMPVADVAHRLGYTEVSSFSQAFRRWKGLGPREYRAQVSTGAISR; this is translated from the coding sequence ATGGCCACTCTGAAGGGGCCACGCGATCGGGAGGTACCTGCAGTGATCCGGCAAGCGATACCGCGCTCGCCGGCGAGCGCGGCATTGCTCATTGAGTTCGCGCAGGCCCGCGGCGTTGCACTCGCGACGTGCCTTAAAGGTACGAGACTCACGATGAGTGCCCTGAGGAACCCCGCCACTGAGGTGACCGCCCAGCAGGAACTACGGCTCATTGCAAACACCGTTAAGGCCCTCGACTACGAGCCCGGTCTGGGAATCGAGGTAGGCCACCAGTACCACCTGACAACCTATGGAATCTGGGGTTTCGCACTCATCAGCAGCCCAACACTGCGCAACGCCATCGACGTCGGCTTACGTTTCGTCGGACTGACATTTGCGTTCTGCCGAATCACCGCGCGTCTGCATGACGACGAAGTATGGCTAGTTCTCGACCCCAATGAGGTTCCGGTTGCGGTGCGCAGATTCGTCACCGAGCGGGACAGCGCTGCGATAAAGAACCTCCAGCAGGAACTGGTCGGACAGTCCGTCCCGCTCCGGCGGGTGACGTACACCTTCCCCGCACCCATCGACGGCATCGAGCGCTACACCGAAATACTCGGCACTGCACCCGTGTTCGGCGCGGACGAGAACACACTCGTTATCGATCCGGCCTACCTCGATGAGCCACTGACGCAAGCGAACGAATACGCGAGAGCACTCGCACAGTCTCAATGCCGTGACTTGCTCAACCAGCGTGAAGCGCGCGCAGGCTTGTCCGGTCAGGTACGGGACCTGTTGCTCGCGGATCCAACCCAGCCACTCACACTCGAAGAGGCTGCACGCGAACTGCACATGAGCAGTCGAACAGTGCGCCGACTACTCGCGGCAGAAGGAACCTCGTTGCGCGCGTTGACCAATGAGATTCGGGAAGGACTTGCCGAGGAACTCCTGATCACCGGACGCATGCCGGTCGCCGACGTCGCACACCGGCTCGGCTACACGGAAGTATCGAGTTTCTCGCAGGCATTCCGGCGGTGGAAGGGACTCGGGCCGCGCGAGTACCGGGCGCAGGTGAGCACGGGAGCAATTTCCCGCTAG
- a CDS encoding flavin-containing monooxygenase, with translation MGAARLTHAPSVAIIGTGFGGLGMAIQLKKAGFDNLTLFEKTDDVGGVWRDNDYPGAACDVPSHLYSFSFEPKADWSRRFAPQAEIHEYLRDCARKYGLLPHIEFNTEVRGAKFDEHEGAWAVELADGRTHRADVVITATGQLSRPAYPRIPGLDTFKGEIFHSATWNHDYQLEGKKVGVIGTGASSIQFVPRIAASGAQVELFQRDAAHVIPKPDYAYSRAAVELFRRVPGLVRLSRWATYATLEPRALAFTKFPKAMSVIEWRFKRHLKQTIKDPVLRDKLTPKDPIGCKRILISNEYYQALAQPNVDVVNSGITEITPDGLVTADGVLHEVDAIVLGTGFQATDFLSPMEFTGIEGKTLNEEWREGAEAYLGITVAGFPNLFMLYGPNTNLSHSSIVFMLESQIRYILQGITRLAKGDIKWLDVLPHVQGVFNAQVQKKIGATVWAGECSSWYKTASGKVTNNWPGFTFAYRRSTRTFDENDYHAAPAPAPSLSGTVQL, from the coding sequence ATGGGAGCAGCCCGCCTTACACACGCACCTTCAGTTGCCATAATCGGCACCGGCTTCGGTGGCCTGGGGATGGCGATCCAGCTCAAGAAGGCTGGCTTCGACAACCTCACACTGTTCGAGAAGACCGATGATGTCGGCGGAGTGTGGCGCGACAACGACTACCCAGGGGCCGCGTGTGATGTGCCCTCGCACCTCTACTCGTTCTCATTCGAGCCGAAAGCCGACTGGTCACGCCGTTTCGCTCCGCAAGCTGAAATCCACGAGTATCTCCGCGACTGCGCCCGCAAGTACGGCCTGCTGCCGCACATCGAATTCAACACGGAAGTACGCGGCGCAAAATTTGATGAGCACGAAGGGGCATGGGCGGTAGAGCTCGCTGACGGACGCACGCACCGTGCAGATGTCGTTATTACGGCAACTGGTCAGCTCAGCCGACCCGCTTACCCGCGGATCCCGGGCCTCGACACGTTCAAAGGCGAGATCTTTCACTCCGCCACGTGGAACCACGACTATCAGCTGGAAGGCAAGAAGGTCGGCGTGATTGGCACGGGCGCTTCGTCCATCCAGTTCGTGCCACGAATCGCTGCCAGCGGCGCCCAGGTCGAGCTGTTTCAGCGTGATGCCGCACACGTGATCCCGAAGCCCGATTATGCCTACTCAAGGGCTGCGGTGGAGTTGTTCCGCCGCGTCCCCGGGCTGGTTCGGCTTTCGCGGTGGGCCACATACGCCACGCTGGAGCCACGGGCGCTCGCGTTCACGAAGTTCCCCAAGGCGATGAGCGTCATCGAGTGGCGTTTCAAGCGGCACCTGAAGCAGACCATCAAAGACCCGGTACTCCGTGACAAGCTCACCCCGAAGGACCCGATCGGCTGCAAGCGCATCCTGATCTCCAACGAGTACTACCAGGCGCTCGCCCAGCCGAACGTTGACGTTGTGAACTCGGGAATTACCGAAATCACACCTGATGGGCTGGTCACCGCTGATGGAGTTCTGCACGAGGTGGACGCGATCGTTCTGGGGACAGGCTTCCAGGCCACCGACTTTCTCTCGCCAATGGAATTCACCGGGATTGAGGGGAAGACCCTGAACGAGGAGTGGCGAGAGGGAGCCGAGGCGTACCTCGGCATCACGGTTGCTGGGTTCCCGAACCTGTTCATGCTGTACGGGCCGAATACAAATCTGTCGCACAGCTCCATCGTCTTCATGCTCGAGTCCCAGATCCGCTACATCCTGCAGGGCATCACACGCCTGGCTAAAGGTGACATCAAATGGCTCGACGTACTGCCTCACGTCCAAGGCGTATTCAACGCTCAGGTGCAGAAAAAGATTGGCGCCACAGTCTGGGCAGGGGAGTGCTCGAGCTGGTACAAGACTGCATCCGGCAAAGTGACCAACAACTGGCCAGGCTTCACGTTCGCTTACCGCCGTTCAACGCGCACGTTCGACGAGAACGACTACCACGCCGCACCTGCTCCGGCTCCGTCGCTTTCAGGAACGGTTCAGTTATGA
- a CDS encoding cytochrome P450, producing MTSTAPNDLDSIDLADSTVWDGGPPYELFKRLQREDPVHFSAQRSAPGEGGFWSITRYDDVRSVSRDHKTFSSEKRGIFHFDDIGVPLDIQRLQMISMDPPRHDRLKALVIKAFTPQRVAEHEDHIRQIIGRVLDSVADRERFDLVADVARPIPARVIGSFLGTPPEDDATLVHWTNVFTAFEDPAIRDQWSDTAGVVTEIIEYVNGLIAQRREHPQNDLLSALMDAEVDGEKLNELELATFFILLMSAGNDSTRATYSATMLELLRNPEMLAQLREQPELIEAAVEEGLRCYPAFAFMARAATRDVEMHGKTIKEGDRVLLWYLASNRDETAFENPDQFDITRPGLADKHQAFGGRGRHFCLGANLARLELRLWIEQTLQRFPNLELDGEPTRVRALFLNQYNSIPVRRTS from the coding sequence ATGACCTCAACAGCCCCAAATGACCTTGACAGCATCGACCTCGCAGACTCCACAGTGTGGGATGGCGGGCCGCCCTACGAGTTGTTCAAGCGACTCCAGCGCGAAGACCCGGTTCATTTCAGCGCGCAGCGCTCAGCACCCGGCGAAGGCGGCTTTTGGTCAATCACTCGGTACGATGACGTGCGGTCAGTGAGCCGCGACCATAAGACGTTCTCGTCGGAAAAACGCGGAATATTCCATTTCGACGATATTGGCGTCCCACTCGATATTCAGCGACTGCAGATGATCTCGATGGATCCCCCGCGCCACGACCGTTTGAAAGCACTTGTCATCAAAGCGTTTACGCCGCAGCGAGTGGCCGAACACGAAGATCACATCCGCCAGATCATCGGACGGGTTCTCGACAGCGTAGCTGACCGGGAGAGATTCGACCTCGTTGCTGATGTGGCGCGACCAATCCCGGCCCGCGTCATCGGCTCTTTCCTCGGTACTCCGCCCGAAGACGATGCGACGCTGGTGCATTGGACCAATGTGTTCACCGCGTTCGAAGACCCCGCGATCCGCGATCAATGGTCCGACACCGCGGGCGTGGTCACCGAGATCATCGAATACGTCAATGGACTCATCGCACAGCGCCGCGAACACCCTCAGAACGACTTGCTGTCAGCGCTTATGGACGCTGAAGTCGACGGCGAAAAGCTCAACGAACTCGAGCTCGCAACGTTCTTCATTCTGCTGATGTCAGCCGGTAACGACTCCACCCGGGCTACCTACAGTGCGACGATGCTTGAACTGCTGCGCAACCCGGAAATGCTCGCGCAACTCCGTGAACAGCCCGAACTAATCGAGGCGGCAGTCGAAGAGGGGCTTCGCTGCTATCCAGCTTTCGCCTTCATGGCCCGCGCAGCGACCCGCGACGTCGAAATGCACGGCAAAACGATCAAGGAAGGCGACCGCGTCCTGCTCTGGTATCTGGCGTCGAACCGCGACGAAACCGCGTTCGAGAATCCAGATCAGTTCGACATCACACGGCCCGGCCTCGCCGACAAGCATCAGGCCTTCGGCGGGCGTGGACGCCACTTCTGCCTCGGCGCCAACCTCGCTCGCCTGGAACTGCGACTGTGGATCGAGCAGACATTGCAGCGCTTCCCCAATCTCGAACTCGACGGCGAACCGACCCGTGTCCGGGCCTTGTTCCTCAACCAGTACAACTCGATTCCAGTGCGGCGGACATCATGA
- a CDS encoding PDR/VanB family oxidoreductase: protein MTAPELLVESPQRNRGTYREVELDLQVRKRERVAEGVVVLTLADPAGADLPEWTPGAHIDLMMTPTLIRQYSLCGDTSNSAEWKVGVLLDPASRGGSQFVHDKLHEGATVRVRGPRNHFPMVQAARYKFIAGGIGITPIYTMIAAAAATNADWQLLYGGRTRSSMAFLDVLEDHGDRVSVCPQDETGMLDLAAELSAPDEDTVVYCCGPEGLLSAVEQACTSWPTGSLHIERFAAKAFEPSVGGDSAFEVECQRSGVSVTVPPDKTIYEAVEEAGVDVLGSCMEGVCGTCECDVIEGEPDPRDSVLSEAERESGATIMICVSRSRSERLVLDL, encoded by the coding sequence ATGACCGCCCCGGAACTCCTCGTCGAGTCGCCCCAGCGCAACAGGGGCACCTATCGGGAAGTTGAACTTGACCTTCAGGTACGAAAACGTGAGCGCGTTGCGGAGGGCGTTGTAGTACTTACCCTCGCCGACCCTGCGGGCGCTGACTTGCCTGAATGGACACCTGGCGCGCACATCGACCTGATGATGACACCGACGCTCATACGCCAGTATTCGCTCTGTGGGGATACCTCCAACAGCGCCGAGTGGAAAGTCGGCGTGCTGCTCGATCCGGCCAGCCGCGGAGGTTCACAGTTCGTCCACGACAAACTGCATGAGGGAGCCACCGTTCGCGTTCGCGGCCCGCGTAACCACTTTCCGATGGTGCAAGCGGCTCGGTATAAGTTCATTGCCGGCGGGATTGGCATCACCCCGATCTACACGATGATCGCCGCTGCCGCAGCGACCAACGCTGACTGGCAGCTGCTGTATGGCGGCAGAACACGGTCGTCGATGGCTTTCCTTGACGTCCTGGAAGACCACGGCGACCGGGTCTCGGTGTGTCCCCAGGACGAGACAGGGATGCTTGACCTTGCTGCGGAACTCTCCGCGCCTGACGAAGACACCGTTGTGTACTGCTGTGGTCCTGAAGGACTTCTCAGCGCAGTTGAACAGGCCTGCACGAGCTGGCCTACCGGGAGCCTGCACATCGAGAGGTTTGCTGCGAAGGCGTTCGAGCCTTCCGTCGGCGGAGACAGCGCTTTTGAGGTCGAGTGCCAGCGGTCCGGCGTGAGTGTGACTGTGCCGCCGGACAAGACGATCTACGAAGCGGTCGAGGAAGCGGGCGTCGACGTCCTCGGTTCCTGCATGGAAGGCGTTTGTGGCACCTGCGAATGCGATGTCATCGAAGGCGAGCCCGACCCTCGTGACTCCGTACTGTCGGAGGCGGAGCGGGAAAGTGGAGCCACAATCATGATCTGCGTTTCGCGATCCAGGTCCGAAAGGCTGGTGCTGGACCTATGA
- a CDS encoding lysophospholipid acyltransferase family protein has product MQTQIPAPATTPSTPQANERASKAPRDPLSRFITRRVSKAQTSDGPNPAFMRMFQRPVWDFLCDRYFRLEISGWDRLPTEPSLLVGVHSGGSLTIDAWTLVHAWHRHFDGKRILHGTAHDVLMAAPVLGDYFKAVGVIPASRRGVSAALQGGRDVVVWPGGEQDAMRSWNKRDKAVLAGRKGFVRQAIRSGVPIVPVATIGGHDTVFVLSEGRSLARWSGLSKRLRGATMPIISGFPFPLAIEILPMHIPLPAKIRTEILEPIMVDSDPDRVNDAEYVDAIYQQVESAIQAGMDRLAQRRRFPIFG; this is encoded by the coding sequence ATGCAAACACAAATCCCCGCACCAGCCACCACACCCTCCACTCCGCAGGCCAATGAACGCGCTTCGAAAGCGCCTCGCGATCCACTCAGCCGATTCATCACCAGACGGGTGTCCAAAGCCCAAACCTCGGACGGGCCGAATCCAGCCTTCATGCGCATGTTTCAGCGCCCAGTATGGGACTTTCTGTGTGACAGGTACTTTCGTCTCGAAATTAGCGGATGGGATCGTTTGCCGACAGAACCGTCCCTGCTTGTGGGCGTTCACTCCGGCGGCTCGCTCACTATTGATGCGTGGACGCTCGTCCACGCGTGGCACCGTCATTTCGATGGCAAACGAATTCTGCACGGGACCGCTCACGACGTGCTCATGGCCGCACCGGTACTCGGTGACTACTTCAAGGCTGTGGGTGTCATCCCCGCATCGCGACGTGGGGTTTCAGCCGCGCTCCAGGGCGGACGCGATGTGGTGGTCTGGCCGGGCGGTGAGCAAGACGCGATGCGCAGCTGGAATAAACGCGACAAGGCCGTACTCGCAGGGCGGAAAGGGTTTGTAAGGCAGGCGATCCGGTCCGGCGTCCCGATCGTTCCCGTTGCGACTATCGGTGGTCACGACACGGTATTCGTCCTCTCCGAGGGACGTTCACTCGCGCGGTGGAGCGGGCTGAGCAAGCGCCTGCGGGGAGCGACGATGCCAATAATCTCAGGCTTTCCATTTCCGCTGGCAATCGAGATTCTCCCGATGCACATCCCGCTGCCTGCCAAAATCCGAACCGAGATCCTAGAACCAATCATGGTGGACAGCGATCCCGACCGGGTCAATGACGCCGAGTACGTCGACGCGATCTACCAGCAGGTCGAATCCGCCATCCAGGCGGGAATGGACCGTCTCGCGCAACGCCGACGCTTCCCGATCTTCGGCTGA